The genomic region tgttacaatggtttataataagaggaaaaaaaataataataaagatttacgaaaatgtaatatgtgttacggcgcgatttcgcacacggtcgtgtcgtccgatctatggtctcggttggctcgcgagaatcggcgggtCGGTGCGATTTTAGGCATACTTAGTAAAAGAACAGGGTTGAATAAAGGAGAAAAGAgacgatgagaaaaaaaaaacaaaacaaaagagaaggaaattaaacttactatTTAGGCAGAtttgttgcgttttttttagCTGCTGGTGTAGTTGTGGCTCCAGTTGTGGTCTTACTTGGCGGGTGGTCTTTGTTgagcactgactctaatagATTTTAAGATGTAATCGGGACTCCCGCAGTGTAAAACGAATTGCTTGAAtcagcgaacgaccgaaaAATCTGTGCCGAATGAATCTGATGCTGTACTGTcgactgattttaaattttttggtcttcgtaatgcgcgagtctcccctttttatattaaatcttgagggcgtgttaacaatttgggcgggagtatttttgagattttgacgtgtaaaaagctatcgttcggtgagatccttctcctccttatttttgattgttgctgattggtgggctctgtacggcctcttaggaaatttgaagattcttcatttggttatctcctgggattatCCAGCTGTTtctttccatttatttatttaggggatctctctatcgatccttttcggtcatttctttgaacatcgatttcaatgtttaaaacatttttttcgttccgcggccctcttatgactggtcgggcaattattgctttatctttataggaggtaaagacgtggagccgacagtgcgtagcggcgttatttgtttctttcttaagattatgcagctgtgtttgtcgatttattcatttagaggatctcactatcgaccctttccggtcgtttcttttaacatcgttttcaatattttaaaatattttttgtcgcgcgatcctttttatgattagtcgggcgattattgcttcattttcgtgggaggaaaaacgtggagccgacaatgcgtagcggcattatttgtttctttcttaagattatgcagctgtgtttgcctgtttcgttgtttagaggatttcgttattgatcccttccggtatttgtttagatatcgtttttagtaggtctaaacattatttgataataacggttcttttctattgcgcgatccgttttttgtgaccgatcggacgattattgttcatttcgtgggaggaaaaatgtggagccgacaggacgtaacacacatatatatatatatatatatatatatatatatatatatatatgttacgtccGAAAGCAGACTCGTCTTCTTGCGACGctcgtttttctttcaaacttttgaccgatcgatatatcaattttcttatatagcTGACACGGAcgtaacagtatatataattttatataattatatatatattgtatatatattatatatatatatatatatatatataaaatgttttaagaacctgccattaaaatatttaccagtCATTTCGGGAAAccttgtatgtataatatatgtatgtatgtatgtatatatacacatatataatataaaaataaaaaataattattgacttaattattactatactaCTTAATAGCAACAGTAATGGTATTATtagtgaattatataaaagattattttattaacacatttttttaataatggaagtatataatatttaattaattataaatgtaattatatatatatatatatatatacatatgtgtcaaGAAATGACCAGCATCTCagctttataagaaaatacccGATTTTAGGACaaaacaattgtttaaaaatttgtttaattatttttatcatcagaactctttttgaaattaatgtacATGACCAGAACTATACTAgactgttttaaaatatacagaacTGTCGAAAATCGACCAGCATCTcagctttatattaaaaaatacgcgatttttggaaaaataattgtttaaaaatatttttaattgtttttaacatGAGAActctttatgaaattaatgtacatGACCAAAACTATACTAGAACTGtcttaaaataaacagaactGTCGAAAATCGACCGGCATCTCACATTTATGttcgaaaatatgaattttttgggtaaaataattgtttaatcgtCAGAACTATTGACAAGACGTGTTTAGGCGATAgaactctttttattcttacttcCCCGTAATCAGGTATTAGAAATATGGTGAGATGCTGTAAAGTGTTGTCGGAAGTTAGcatctcatttttaaaaattcgattttaataattaattggacggaacttttgttaaaacttATCAGGAACTGTAGAACTATGCTGGAtgcaagtaaatataaagtttatttttgagattctAACATTTGAGATGCTAACTTCACACACCCAAGGACTGCCCGGCCAAGACCCCGAGCTGTTCGACTTGTGCAGGGCGCGGGCGGCCGTCCAACCATTTGATTGGACGGCAAGTCTGCCCCGTAACAAAACCTTAGCCGAAAAAACCGGCAAAGGAAGGGGGAGGGGCCGTGAGGACCAAACCCCCTGCCGTCCCCCTCTCCcccaaaaagaaagagaatatccCGTTTGGATCGGCGTCCGCCCATCCTCACCCCGCAACCCCTGAGGTAGCTGTGCTACCCAAGTATAGAGAGGAAGTTACGGACGTCGATGCCAGAACTgggaaggaaaaaagaaaaaggtatGCGAGGGAGGACCCCGTATCCTTGACACAGGGAAACGCTTAAGAGGCCCAATCCCCACCTGTGAAGGTTAAGGTAGTAGAGGGCCCACGGGaggagggaggaagaggaaaaaCACTTCTTCTCCCCTCTGTCCCCCTCCACCTTCCAACCCTGGAATCTGTAACAGAAGCGGCAACCACGTCGCCCTCACCCTCCCCCACCTATTGTCTACTTACCGATCATCCCCTAGATGGGAAGGGTTGGGGGAATCTCCAGGTGGGGACAGAAGATTCCTTGAAGGACCTGATCGCCTTTAATAACCAAAATGAAGGCTAAAATCTTTCAGGCCAAACTGAACCACTGCCGCAAGGCGCAGGACGTTTTTGTCCACAGCCTCGCAGCAGAGGGTTATGGCCTGGGGGTGGCCGATTTGGGTGCGGGACGATCGGGGCTCCGTGTCCATAACATGGAGACCGAGGGCGGCGAATTCCGCTCTGGCCTCCATGTTAGAGAAAGAAGACGATTTGGTGGCCGTCCAGTGGGGGACCACCGTGGTGATGGGgtgtaccttttttttttttgacgcaGGAGAAATGCTTGATGCATACCACCACCCTCGGGAGAGGGATGGTGGTTATGTTGGACTCCCGGTGGTCTTGATCATATTGGACCACCGGACTACCAACTAAAACTCCTGCGGTGGCCTTCCGCGCGATGGAGGGGCAGGCAGGGACCCGGGACTCGCAGTTACATTACTTCGGTATCCCTGACTGTGGGTCCCCTCCGCGCTTAAGACTCGGCGACATTTGACTTTCGCTGAGTCTCCTTCCCAGATAGGACTGTTGATGTCCTACCtgatttcttctatttttgtgAACGAGTGGGGCCACGCCGCCCGTTCACCTTCCTCTGGGACCCGACACAGGGCAATGCAGGCCCCCGCCTGCACTACCCAGGTCCCGAGGGAGAGACGCAACCGTCTCTAAAGCAGACGTTCGTCTCTGGTTGGGGGAACATCATTCCAGCCACCTTTCGTTGAGGTGTGGTTTTTATAGAGGGGCCTATTGGcccctctcttttttaattctctcatTCGCGTTTAGCGACCATGAGGAGGGATCTTATTACCTCCTCGCCATCCTGTTTGTTACTAGGGGGGCTAATAAGGGGGAGGGGAGCACTTGGTGGAGACATCCAATCCCCAACCATGCCTCCCTCTAATGTCATCTTCTCCTTTGAGGAGAGGGCGACTGGATTGTCCCCCCTCAATTGCTCGTCAAGGCCTTAGCTTCATTGTCAGTGGGGGTAGCCGATGCAAGGAGGGACCCAAGCTCCCATCGGAGTCACTCTTCTTCTCCTGTTCCTCCTCGCTGCTGTCATCTACAATAGCCGCTGCAGCGGCCGCAATCGCCGCTTCTGCCGCCGCCTCTTCTTGTCGGCGTATGCGCTCGGCCGCCTCCTTCTGCGTCATAACTTGTTCGCAGAAGAAGGCAATCGCCTTCCAGGATCTCTCATCACCCAACATCTTCGTAACCATGGTTGGCAACGAGAGGTCGTTGCCAATCACTGAACAGAGATCACGGCGCAGCGTGTCCCACGCCGGACACTTCTCCAGCGTGTGCCGCGCCGTGTCTCTCACCTCCTTACAATGGTGGCAGGCCGTGGTACCTTCCTTGCCGATTCGATACAGGTACTCACCAAAGCACCCATGCCCGGTGAGCACCTGTGTCATCCTAAAGGATACCTCACCTCGGGCCCTGTCTAACCATTCTTGTAGACAGGGCCGGACGGCCTCAACGCGGGTTCTTTAACCCGCAGTCTTCGGGTCAGATAGGTGGGCACTCCATCTCTCCACCATAGACCGCTGGGCGTGGATCCGGATGGTCTTCTTGACCCTGGCTGGTAGAGGGCCATGACCCCTCCTGAGCCCCCTTTCCCAATTATACCGCTCCGCGTACATTGCGGTCAGGAACTTCAAGGGGGGCGAACCCGCCAGGACCGTGGCCGCCGCATGGGACACCGTGCGGTAGGCCCTTATCACCCTCACGGCCATGCTGCGCTGTATGCGTCGGAACTTGTCCTTTGCATAACGCATGGCCACGAGATCCGTCGCCCATATTGGGCATTCATACAGGGCCATCGCATTTACGGTGCCCATGTATATACGGCGGACTCAACCATCTTGTCCCCCAAGGTTTGGCAGGAGCCTACCCAACGCCGTGGAGAAGCCCTTCACCTTGGGGCAAGGACATTGAAGTGGTGTCCAAAC from Anoplolepis gracilipes chromosome 6, ASM4749672v1, whole genome shotgun sequence harbors:
- the LOC140666845 gene encoding uncharacterized protein, producing MGTVNAMALYECPIWATDLVAMRYAKDKFRRIQRSMAVRVIRAYRTVSHAAATVLAGSPPLKFLTAMYAERYNWERGLRRGHGPLPARVKKTIRIHAQRSMVERWSAHLSDPKTAG